One stretch of Micromonospora cremea DNA includes these proteins:
- a CDS encoding amylo-alpha-1,6-glucosidase, which translates to MIDIHFGPQVCGELTSAASREWLVPDGVGGYAMGTVAGLRTRRYHGLLVVPGETPASRRVGLVSLDPAVTLPSGARVRLGAHQWSSGDVDPRGFELLERFDLVDGLPRWRWRIGAVVIERELAMLPGRSCVAVVHRLVAGGPVRLELSAACTWRDAHGERRADGPTPQVEAVADGAVVEGAYRLAGPGWTPEGQWWLGVHHREEANRGLHPDEDLWYAGRFAGELERPGDTVSVRAWAGRLDDEPPPAAEIVAAARRRNRRVVATAKPADPVEATLALAADAFVVRTGGTAVDVVAGYPWFGAWSRDTMISYEGLFLCTGRADEGRELLRAYAATLSEGMLANTADTGRVEYNTVDGTLWFLHAVSRHVTVTGDTDLGDELLPALRSVIDAHLAGTRYGIAVDPADGLLTQGAPGTALTWMDARVYGVPVTPRTGKPVEVNALWINGLAGLAELTELAGQDTAELRRRHGQATASFRDRFPAPSGWLHDVLDAPAPAYPLGGAALHDDDSLRPNQLLAWSLPFAPLEPDEATLRRVAAGLLTPLGPRSLAPDSPEFVGRHRGGPAERDGGYHQGTVWPWLLGPYVDACRRGKMSVDDVFVGIESHLTEFGLGSVSETADGLAPHAATGCPFQAWSVAELLRVRRKGQ; encoded by the coding sequence TTGATCGACATTCACTTCGGCCCGCAGGTCTGCGGCGAGCTGACCAGCGCGGCCAGCCGGGAGTGGCTGGTGCCCGACGGCGTCGGCGGGTACGCGATGGGCACCGTCGCCGGGCTGCGGACCCGGCGCTACCACGGTCTGCTGGTGGTGCCCGGCGAGACGCCGGCGTCCCGCCGGGTGGGACTGGTCAGCCTCGACCCGGCGGTCACCCTGCCCTCCGGCGCGCGGGTCCGGCTCGGCGCGCACCAGTGGTCCTCCGGCGACGTGGACCCGCGCGGCTTCGAGCTGCTGGAGCGCTTCGACCTGGTCGACGGGCTGCCCCGGTGGCGGTGGCGGATCGGCGCGGTGGTGATCGAGCGGGAGCTGGCGATGCTGCCCGGCCGCTCCTGCGTGGCGGTGGTGCACCGGCTGGTGGCCGGCGGGCCGGTCCGGCTGGAGCTCTCCGCCGCCTGCACCTGGCGCGACGCGCACGGCGAGCGGCGGGCCGACGGTCCGACGCCGCAGGTCGAGGCGGTGGCCGACGGAGCGGTGGTCGAGGGGGCGTACCGGCTGGCCGGCCCGGGCTGGACGCCGGAGGGGCAGTGGTGGCTGGGCGTGCACCACCGCGAGGAGGCCAACCGGGGCCTGCACCCCGACGAGGACCTCTGGTACGCGGGCCGCTTCGCCGGCGAGTTGGAGCGCCCCGGCGACACCGTGTCGGTGCGCGCCTGGGCCGGTCGACTCGACGACGAGCCGCCGCCCGCCGCGGAGATCGTGGCGGCCGCCCGGCGGCGCAACCGCCGGGTGGTGGCGACGGCGAAGCCGGCGGACCCGGTGGAGGCGACGCTCGCGCTGGCCGCGGACGCGTTCGTGGTGCGCACCGGCGGCACGGCGGTCGACGTGGTCGCCGGGTACCCGTGGTTCGGCGCCTGGTCGCGGGACACGATGATCTCGTACGAGGGGTTGTTCCTCTGCACCGGCCGCGCGGACGAGGGCCGGGAACTGCTGCGGGCGTACGCGGCGACGCTGTCCGAGGGGATGCTGGCCAACACGGCCGACACCGGGCGGGTGGAGTACAACACCGTCGATGGCACGCTGTGGTTCCTGCACGCGGTGAGCCGGCACGTGACCGTCACCGGTGACACCGACCTCGGCGACGAGCTGCTGCCCGCGCTGCGCTCGGTCATCGACGCGCACCTGGCCGGCACCCGCTACGGCATCGCCGTCGACCCGGCCGACGGGCTGCTCACCCAGGGCGCCCCGGGCACCGCGCTGACCTGGATGGACGCCCGCGTGTACGGGGTGCCGGTCACCCCGCGTACCGGCAAGCCGGTCGAGGTCAACGCGCTGTGGATCAACGGGCTGGCCGGGCTCGCCGAGCTGACCGAGCTGGCCGGTCAGGACACGGCCGAGCTGCGGCGACGGCACGGGCAGGCCACCGCTTCGTTCCGGGACCGCTTCCCGGCGCCGAGTGGCTGGCTGCACGACGTGCTGGACGCGCCCGCACCGGCGTACCCGTTGGGCGGGGCCGCCCTGCACGACGACGACTCGCTGCGACCCAACCAGCTGCTGGCCTGGTCACTGCCGTTCGCGCCGCTGGAGCCGGACGAGGCGACGCTGCGCCGGGTCGCGGCCGGGCTGCTGACCCCGCTCGGGCCGCGCAGCCTCGCCCCGGATTCGCCGGAGTTCGTGGGCCGGCACCGGGGCGGCCCGGCCGAGCGGGACGGCGGCTACCACCAGGGCACCGTCTGGCCGTGGCTGCTCGGCCCGTACGTGGACGCCTGCCGCCGAGGCAAGATGTCGGTCGATGACGTGTTCGTCGGTATTGAGTCTCATCTGACCGAGTTTGGGCTAGGCTCAGTGAGCGAGACGGCCGACGGCCTCGCGCCGCACGCCGCGACCGGCTGCCCGTTCCAGGCATGGTCGGTGGCCGAGCTGCTGCGGGTGCGCCGAAAGGGCCAGTAG
- a CDS encoding MGH1-like glycoside hydrolase domain-containing protein, which yields MAAVVKYRGDVKDVHVITDRSSSDASPPDAERLRLAQADSGEQDWRAWGPYLSERAWGTVREDYSEHGTAWDYFPHDHARSRAYRWNEDGMAGVCDDRQTFAFALALWNGRDPILKERMFGLGGDGGNHGEDVKEYWWYEDSTPTHSWMRWRYHYPQAAFPYDELVAVNALRGRDDTEYELVDTGIFDDDRYWAVSVDYAKASPTDLCMVVTVANRGDRAATLHVLPSLWFRNTWAWGLPGGDRIPRLTGEGARLVGEHRVLGQLLLEGDGDPVPLLCDNDTNAERLWGLPGRSRYPKDGINDHVVNGADTVNPAGEGTKGALHYVLDVPAGGQRQIRLRLTRTASPPAAAPPPRADLGDGFEAVVWARRAEANRFFAGVIPEAATPDEALVARQAIAGLMWSKQFYHFDVKRWLDGDPASTPPAGRRHGRNSAWWHMTSFDVISMPDPWEYPWYAAWDLAFHCVSIARVDPGFAKAQLLLLLREWYLHPNGQIPAYEWAFGDVNPPVHAWAALKVFEIDGGRDYEFLARVMHKLLLNFTWWVNRKDTGGNNVFEGGFLGLDNVGPFDRSAALPVAGVLEQSDGTGWMAMYALNMLDMAIVLAEHDRTWVDTATKFFEHFAYIAAAAYEQGLWDDEDAFFYDVLRLADGTKVPLKVRSVVGLLPLAATTRLTARTLHQLPELGARLRWFLTNRPEYAQVIGTRRLGPDGRQQRLLSMVGPEQVVRLLARMLDSDEFLSDFGLRTLSRAHLDKPFSVTLGGQEFSVGYEPAESTSGLFGGNSNWRGPIWMPTNFLLISALRDYASFFGDDLQVEYPTRSGVKRTLDEIADDLSARLISLFTQDDWGRRPIYGACRIFQIHPDWRDLIAFPEYFHGDNGAGLGAWHQTGWTALVADLILTLRR from the coding sequence ATGGCCGCTGTGGTCAAGTACCGCGGCGACGTCAAAGATGTGCACGTGATCACTGACCGTTCGTCCTCCGACGCCTCGCCACCCGACGCCGAGCGGCTCCGGCTCGCCCAGGCCGACTCCGGGGAGCAGGACTGGCGCGCATGGGGTCCCTATCTGTCCGAACGGGCGTGGGGGACGGTGCGGGAGGACTACAGCGAGCACGGTACGGCCTGGGACTACTTCCCGCACGACCACGCGCGGTCCAGAGCCTACCGCTGGAATGAAGACGGGATGGCCGGCGTCTGCGACGACCGGCAGACATTCGCCTTCGCCCTGGCGCTGTGGAACGGCAGGGACCCGATCCTCAAGGAGCGGATGTTCGGCCTCGGCGGTGACGGCGGCAACCACGGCGAGGACGTCAAGGAGTACTGGTGGTACGAGGACTCCACGCCCACCCACTCCTGGATGCGCTGGCGGTACCACTACCCGCAGGCCGCCTTCCCGTACGACGAGCTGGTCGCGGTGAACGCGCTGCGCGGTCGGGACGACACCGAGTACGAGCTGGTGGACACCGGGATCTTCGACGACGACCGGTACTGGGCGGTGAGCGTCGACTACGCCAAGGCGTCCCCGACCGACCTGTGCATGGTGGTGACGGTGGCGAATCGGGGCGACCGGGCCGCCACCCTGCACGTGCTGCCCAGCCTGTGGTTCCGCAACACCTGGGCCTGGGGCCTGCCCGGCGGTGACCGGATTCCCCGGCTGACCGGCGAGGGCGCGCGGCTGGTCGGCGAGCATCGGGTGCTCGGCCAACTGCTGCTGGAGGGCGACGGAGACCCGGTGCCGCTGCTCTGCGACAACGACACCAACGCCGAGCGGCTCTGGGGCCTGCCCGGCCGGTCCCGCTACCCGAAGGACGGCATCAACGACCACGTGGTCAACGGCGCCGACACGGTGAACCCGGCGGGGGAGGGCACCAAGGGGGCACTGCACTACGTGCTCGACGTGCCGGCCGGCGGGCAGCGCCAGATCCGGCTGCGGCTGACCCGCACCGCGTCGCCGCCGGCGGCCGCTCCGCCGCCCCGGGCGGATCTCGGCGACGGCTTCGAGGCGGTGGTGTGGGCGCGGCGTGCCGAGGCGAACCGCTTCTTCGCCGGGGTGATCCCGGAGGCCGCCACGCCCGACGAGGCGCTGGTGGCCCGGCAGGCCATCGCCGGGTTGATGTGGAGCAAGCAGTTCTACCACTTCGACGTCAAGCGTTGGCTGGACGGCGACCCGGCTTCGACGCCGCCGGCCGGGCGTCGCCACGGGCGCAACAGCGCGTGGTGGCACATGACGAGCTTCGACGTCATCTCCATGCCCGACCCCTGGGAGTACCCCTGGTACGCGGCCTGGGACCTGGCCTTCCACTGCGTGAGCATCGCCCGGGTCGACCCGGGCTTCGCCAAGGCGCAACTGCTGCTCCTGCTGCGTGAGTGGTACCTGCATCCCAACGGGCAGATTCCGGCGTACGAGTGGGCGTTCGGTGACGTGAACCCGCCGGTGCACGCGTGGGCGGCGCTCAAGGTGTTCGAGATCGACGGCGGGCGGGACTACGAGTTCCTGGCCCGGGTGATGCACAAGCTGCTGCTCAACTTCACCTGGTGGGTCAACCGGAAGGACACCGGCGGCAACAACGTCTTCGAGGGCGGCTTCCTCGGGCTGGACAACGTCGGGCCGTTCGACCGGTCGGCGGCGCTTCCGGTGGCCGGTGTGCTGGAGCAGTCCGACGGCACCGGCTGGATGGCCATGTACGCGCTGAACATGCTGGACATGGCGATCGTGCTGGCCGAGCACGACCGCACCTGGGTGGACACCGCCACCAAGTTCTTCGAGCACTTCGCGTACATCGCCGCCGCCGCGTACGAGCAGGGGTTGTGGGACGACGAGGACGCCTTCTTCTACGACGTGCTGCGGCTCGCCGACGGCACGAAGGTGCCGCTGAAGGTCCGGTCGGTGGTCGGGTTGCTGCCACTGGCCGCCACTACCCGGCTCACGGCCCGGACCCTGCACCAACTGCCGGAGCTGGGTGCCCGGCTGCGCTGGTTCCTCACCAACCGCCCCGAGTACGCCCAGGTGATCGGCACTCGCCGGCTGGGCCCGGACGGCCGCCAGCAGCGGCTGTTGTCCATGGTTGGCCCGGAGCAGGTGGTGCGGCTGCTCGCCCGGATGCTGGACAGCGACGAGTTCCTCTCCGATTTTGGCCTTCGTACGCTGTCCCGCGCACACCTGGACAAGCCGTTCTCGGTCACCCTCGGCGGGCAGGAGTTCTCGGTCGGATACGAGCCGGCGGAGTCGACCAGCGGGTTGTTCGGCGGCAACTCGAACTGGCGTGGGCCGATCTGGATGCCGACGAATTTCCTGCTGATCAGCGCGCTGCGTGACTACGCGTCGTTCTTCGGCGACGACCTCCAGGTGGAGTACCCGACCCGCTCCGGGGTGAAGCGCACGCTGGACGAGATCGCCGACGACCTCTCGGCCCGGCTGATCTCGCTCTTCACGCAGGACGACTGGGGCCGGCGGCCGATCTACGGCGCGTGCCGGATCTTCCAGATCCACCCGGACTGGCGGGACCTGATCGCCTTCCCCGAGTACTTCCACGGCGACAACGGGGCCGGGCTGGGCGCCTGGCACCAGACCGGCTGGACGGCGCTGGTGGCCGACCTGATCCTCACCCTGCGCCGCTGA
- a CDS encoding SRPBCC domain-containing protein, translating into MEQGSIERDIHVDASPEVVFEVISRPEHMREWWPDDARFEPVAGAPGELVWRDGDTGEKTTVALAVVEVDPPKRFSFRWCYSDPARTGPSLLVTFELVPTGAGTRIRMTETGFREMGWEVALLEQQYQDHVSGWDHYIPALGRYVARLVSTS; encoded by the coding sequence ATGGAACAGGGATCGATCGAGCGCGACATCCATGTCGACGCTTCACCCGAGGTGGTCTTCGAGGTGATCAGTCGGCCGGAGCACATGCGGGAATGGTGGCCTGACGACGCACGGTTCGAGCCGGTCGCGGGTGCGCCCGGCGAGCTCGTGTGGCGTGACGGCGACACCGGCGAGAAAACGACCGTCGCGCTCGCCGTCGTCGAGGTCGACCCTCCGAAGCGATTCTCCTTCCGGTGGTGCTACTCGGACCCGGCCCGGACCGGACCCTCGCTGCTGGTCACCTTCGAGCTGGTCCCGACCGGTGCGGGGACCCGGATCCGCATGACCGAGACCGGCTTCCGCGAGATGGGATGGGAGGTCGCTCTCCTCGAGCAGCAGTACCAGGACCACGTGAGCGGGTGGGACCACTACATCCCCGCGCTGGGCAGGTACGTCGCGCGGCTGGTCTCCACCTCATGA